Genomic segment of Leucoraja erinacea ecotype New England unplaced genomic scaffold, Leri_hhj_1 Leri_57S, whole genome shotgun sequence:
TAACAGCTGGAGGCAAGGgaggtcacacacaaacacacacacacacacacacacacacacacacacacacacacacacacacacacacacacacacacacacacacacacacacacacacacacacacacacacacacacacacacacacacacacacacacacacacacacacacacacaaaacacacacgcacacacacacacacacatgctctctctctcaccacacacacacacacacacacacacatgctctctctctcacacacacacacacatgctctctctctcacacacacacacacacacatactctcacagaaacacacacacacacacacacacacacacacacacacacacacacacacacacacacacacacacacacacacacacacacacacacacacacacacacacacacacacacacacacacacacacacccacacacacacacacacacacacacacacacacacacacacacacacacacacacacacacacacacacacacacacacacacacacacacacacacacacacacacacacacacacacacacacacacacacacacacacacatacacgcacacgcacacacaggctgaagggtctgttgccgcgctgaatctcttagttgagttgagtttagtttaatttagatttggttagcttactttagtttagtgcattttattgtcacgtgtaccgaggcacagtggaaagcttttgttgcgtgctaaccagtcagcggaaagactatacgcgATTAAGCTGatcttcctgtgtgtgtgtgtgtgtgtgtgtgtgtgtgtgttcttttatGTCTCACCAGGTATTGAGTCGAATAAATTGGTAGTGTCTCAAACGCCAGCTTCAATTCGTGTAGTTGAAGGCGACAACGTGAATCTGAGCTGCTATTTTCAAGCACAAGGGGTAGCAAGTTATACGTGGCACAAGGATTGCTGCCTCCTGGATTTCAAGTCACAGCAATACAACAAAAGAACAGTAACACCCGATGCGGATCGATTTAAGTCCAAAGGCGATGCATCAATCCAGATTAAGAACATGTCGTTGCTAGACGCTGGAATATATCGTTGTAATATCGATGCCATGGGGAGAGGAAAAGGCGCTGGATCTGGCACTGAGGTCATTGTGCATGGTAAAGGAATCTAATATTACAACGTGTacgaaagaagtgcagatgctggtttaaatcgaaggaagacacaaaatgatggagtaactcagtgggacaggcagcgtcactggagagaaggaacgggcgacgattcgggtcgagacctttcttcagactgatgccgggggacagagatagaatgtagtgggagacagtcaggctggtgggagaactgggaatgggaagggaatggagagagagggaaagtaagggctgtctgaagttagagaagtcaatgttcatacctgcccaagcgaaatatgaggcgctgttctcccaatctcttctaatattataaTACCACATTTCAACTTTATTCACGatggtaatttagtttagagattcagcgcggaaactggcccttcggcccaacgggtccgcaccgcccagcgatccccgcacactaacactaccccacacacactagagacaattttacatttacaccaagccaattagcctacaaacaagtgcgtttttcgagtgtgggaggaaactgaagatctcggtgaaaatccacgcgggtcacggggagaaggtacaaactccgtacagacagcactcgtagtcaggatcgaacccgggtctccggcgctgtgagcgggcctgtcccacttacgcgtcctttacaggcgactgctggcacccgtgataagttcagaaagacgctacgactctttggagacctctcacgaacataggagacctctcacgaccataaaggcggcccctggcgacatgtcgcgggtggtctctcacgaccataggataCCTCGCATgaccatacagcctgtatggccgtgagaggtctcctatggtcgcgAGAGGTCTCCAaatagtcgtagcgtctttctggtcgccgctgaattttcaacatgttgaaaatttcggcgacctatcactggtgccggcagtcgcctgtaaaggtcgcgtaagtggggcaggccctttcaGCAACCCTACAGCTGCGCCCATTAGAGAGTGTAGCATTTGAAAGAGTGCAGGACATGGTAGAATTTGAACGATTTCAGATCAAACCCAGCAGGAATTGACCGATTGACTTAGAAGAAGAGGATAAATAAGTTCATGGAGCTTCGGAGACTGTTGAAACCGGTTGTGGGGTGTACAGTTATGAGGGacacaactttagtttagtttagtttagggatacgacgctgaaacagtcccttcggcccatcgagcccgcgccgcccaacgatccccgcacattaacactatcccgcgcacacgagggccaattagccatttacagaagccaattaatctccaaacctgcacgtctttgggggtgtgggcggaaaccggagcacccggagaaaacccacgcaggtcgcggggagaacggacaaactccgtacagtcaagcacccgtgggcaggatggaacccgggtctctggcgctgtgaggcagcaactctaccgctgcaccaccgtcttTTATTTTGGATATATCAATTCTAATCTTTTATTTTCGTTCTACAGAGATATGCGGAAATGCAAACCAAGCAACAAGCTCCCTGCCTGAATGGATGTGGATTGCAGTCACGGGTGGAGGAGCATTCTTGATTATTCTGCTATTACTTGTAGTAATCGGAGTCCTCGCTCGACGTAATaaaggtagaaacatagacacatagaaagataggcgcaggatgaggccattcggccgttcgagccagcaccaccattcaatgtcatcatggctgatcatccccaatcagtaccccgttcctgctttctcaccatatcccttgatttctttagccctaagagctatctctctcttgaaaacatcaagtgaattggcctccagtgccttctgtggcagagaattccacagattcgcaacctgaaaacgtttttcatcatctcagccctaaatggccaaccccttattcttaaactgtgtgacccctggttctgggctccctcaacatctggaacatgtttcttgcatctagcgtgaccaatcccttaagaacGTTGAACAAAGTTGAACACGTGTGCATTGAAGCGTTCATACGTCCAGACGTTGGATGAGaatcattaggccattcggcccatcaattctactccgccattcaatcatggttgatctttctttccctctcaaccccattctcctgccttttccccataaaccttgacacccgtactaatcaagaatctatcaatcttaaaactatccactaacttggcctccacggccttcggtggcaatgaatgccacagattcaccaccctctgacggcataaattcctcctcatctcctttctaatgttatgtcctttaattcttagCATAtagcctctggtcttagacattcccactagtggaaacatcctcactctatccaggcctattaAAACATTGTATTAATATTGTTTATTTAGACCTGATGTCTATAacgatataactatataacaatataaatatataactaaAATTATGAACAATATCTAAAGCATTATCTATTGAAACAATAATTGAACACCAATGAAAATCACCATGATATTCCTTCAATTACAAAATGTTCTCTGATACCAAATATTGACTTGATTCACCAAatatccacatattcaccaccctctaactaagcaattcctcctcatcacctaaCTAAAgccacgtccttttattctgaggctgtgccgtcTAGTCcgagacgctcccactagtggaaacatcttctccacattcaccttatccaggccgttcactattcagtaagtttcaatgaggttaccccctcatccttctaaactccagggagaaCATGCCCCGTGTCATCAAAAGCGGTGCGAGTTTACCGCGAGGATCAGAACAGCGTGAACTCGTCCAACGCGATATAATAACTGAGATTCTACACTTTACACTTTACAACTACACTTTAGCGACGATGATGTGAAATTGTTCTATTAATAACCTTTGATGTTTTTTCCCCATTCTCTTCCTTCTAGCTTACGCGGCACTTGTTAGGTAAGCCCATAAAACACTTGATGTTTTATACTTATCTACGTTTTGTTGGTGAAATGTTTCACACTgagaagagtaggaattaatacATTTGTTTTGGAATTTTCCACAGGGAATGCTCGTCTTTTGATTCTGCAAAAGAACCAAGTAGGTTTTTAACTCCGAACAGTTTTATTGTGTGctcgtatatgtgtgtgtgtttgtgtatgtgcttctgtgtgtgtgtgtttcaagattcaagattcaatttaattgtcatttggaccccttgaggtccaaacgaaatgccgtttctgcagccatacattacaaacaaatagacccaagacacaacataattaacataaacatccatcacatcgctgtgatggaaggccaaaaaaacttatctcatgtgtgtgtgtgtgtgtgtgcgtgtatgcgtgtgcgcgcgcgcgtgtgtgtgtgtgtgtgtgtgtgtgtgtgtgtgtgtgtgtgtgcgtgtgtgtgtgtgtgtgttcgtgtgtgtgggtgtgtgtgtgtgtgtgtgtgtgagtatatgtgtgtatgtgtctgtgtgtgagagtgtgcgtaTGAACGTATTTCTGTGTATGTTTGTGGGcgtatgtgttgtgtgtgggggtttgtgtgtgtgaggatATGCGTGTGTGCCTGCGTATCTCGGGGTATACACTCACACCCGAAATGCACACACataataatatatatacatatacacacacccacaccccgcaCGCACACaatactaatatatatatatatatatatacacgcacacacgcagacacacacacgcatgcacacacacacacacaccacacacacacacacacacacacacacacacacacacacacacacacacacacacacacacacacacacacacacacacacacacacacacacacacacacacacacacacacacacacacacacacacacacacacacacacacacacacatacacacacacacacacacacgcatgcacacactcatatatatatacacgcacccacacacacattatacaTGGAATATATATTTAGGAAAATAGTCCTATGATTCCTGTTGCTTGAAAATGAGCTCATTGGGTAGAATCTCAGTTATAAAATTTGCATTTTGCAAGATTAATCACTTTTGTCAACATAATTCAACATAATTCAGGCATATTCCAAGCGATTGTTGTGTCTATTATAATTATTACGtttattttttcctttttcaACCAGTAGCAGCGCCAAGAAAGAGAATGACCGACCATCCCAACCATCAGGTGACTATTGATTTTTAATCTCGGTGAGTGTGCTATGTGACATCCAAATGTGAAACATTTCCATTCATCCATTTTAATCGGCTTGAATAACGATAGAGACAAGAAGCATCTAACGCATGGTCTGTAGGGATACCATCTACTCATACATGTAGACACTCGCGCTGTGGGGGaaggaacatcagatgctggtttaaactggaagatagacacaaaattgctggagttactcagtgggacacgcagcacctccggagagaaggaatgggtgacgtttcgggtcgagacccttcttcagactgacaaacaggggaaagggaaacgagagatgtagacttgtacatggaacaaatggttgaaagacatgcaaaaaccAACGACCCAAGgccaggtggagcccacaatggtccattgttggtcgcggggcaggtgataacgagtgatacagACAATGGGTGAGAGAGGGTCAGCTTACAACGCAGTGGTATGCGTTTTGATTTCTCTGACTTCAATGTAACCCTAACAAGCCTTCTCTCACCGTGCccgtccctcctccaccctagtcgtgtACAGAAAAGATCGATTGCAAcatatttttacttgctgcatttTAGTTGATAGCCATGTTATGAAAAACAACTCTACCGCGCTTGAAACAGCGAATGAGCCTATTTGCAGCTGGCAGCATTCAATTGCATACGTCCTGAAATACCCTTTAAGTGCAGGATGCTGGAATCAACTCAAATATTCCAATGGGTGCAGAATGATCAAGTACATCGGAAAATATAGTTTAGAACATGGTCACTTGCTACCTGTTAGCCGGTCTATGTAAAACAATTGACgtcgttgagtttcactgtctgtatcacTCGTATTCACCTAgtagtagcccccccccccccccccccccccccctcggccatgactggccatgggtgatgcatgcatccaagtttgcaggtgatgtgtggtcggatgcaagcctgggcgatgtcataaggaggacagacaggctgttgcccatgcaacacgtcccccctctccacgtcactgatcgatccaaagggcCGTCACCGTTGGCAACAGCGCCgccgcaggagctgccagagcgaggactccggattttcttcaggtttactcctggagccttttccatgactggatatgaccacaaggcagtggaggttttaaaatacgagtttccctctcctagatggactgccttcccaggctgatgagccccatctgcccgagactcgtggcgggagcgtctaccttcccgtgcaggtctatagcacctgcccactgccacgttatcacctaccccacaaccaacaatggaccattgtgggctccatctttccttgatcgacgttgctttttgcatatctccaTGCCCTCTAGTGCTTGACAATTTCCCCAGCAAAAGAAAGTTGTGATCGGCTACCAGGTGTATTAACAAAAGAGGCTCATCCGTACTGCTAATAATTCATTAGACTTAGCCATGTTTAAGAGCAGTTCAGGGGAAATAAATGAAGTCTTGCGGACGCGTTAGTTTCCATTTCAGCTTTTGCTTCCGGCCACGATTCTCCAAAAGGTCAGTCGTATTCAATTCTTCATAAGTAGGCCAAGTGCATTTTGCAATCTATAAGCTATTATGATTTCGCAACCAATTACGTCGTTACATTGAAAAATAAAACCGCAATGTGCATTAGAGGTCTGATTTCTCGTAAACAACGAACAACACGAagcagaggacatcggttcaaggtgaaggggaaaggggatctgagaggcaactttttcccacaaagggtggtgggtgtatggaacaagctgccagaggaggtagttgaggtagggactatcccaacgtttatgaaacagttaaacatgtacatggatgggacagggttggtgggatatggataaaacacaggcaggtgagattagtgtagctgggacatgctggtcggtgttggcaagttaggctgaagagcatgtttccacgctgtatcactctgtgactacaaTTCTcaaaagcagtggttcccaacctttcttagctcatggcccccttgggatcttttaatttttctgtgccccccctgacattattagcggaaaaaagtacttcaatattataataccttccataaaaatatcagtctaTTAATTGctcatatattctcttttattctattccacaaacatcaaaaactacatttaattgatttaaatttaaaacaagaggacatgatttgagaattaagggacagacgtttaggggtaacacgagggggaacttagagaatggtagctgtgtggaacgagcttccagtggaagtggtggaggcaggttcgattttatcatttaaaaataaattggatagttatatggacgggaaacgaatggagggttatggtctgaatgcaggtagatgggactaggggagaataagcgttcggcacggactagaagggccgagatggcctgtttccgtgctgtaattgttatatggttatatggagataaATTCACTAATTCAAAACCTCGCGAATTGTGCTGAATGCAACCGcgctgattaaaaacaaaaagattGTTTCATCTCAATGATAACTAACAAAATGTTCATGTTCTTGTTCTGAAACGTGAGGACGCCTATTTGCATTGCCACGGTGGAGAGAGCGCGCCGAAGAGAAAGCGCCCCCCACATCCGGGACGGAATGTGCAGTAGTTGTCACCATGTACGTTGCCGGAGGATTATTATTTCTTAAGACGTTCACCACCTTCCATAATCAAACAAACCAGAAGATAAAGAGGCTACCATTTACAAATCGGATCGTTTTAGTGGCAAAACAAGTCTTAGATCTCCGATGAAGGATATGTgtcaaatgaagatagacacagaatgtcaaagtcaaagtcagttttattcatcacatacacccgaaggtgcagtgatgtgaatttgccagcagtgatacacttaaaaagaacacacattacccaataaaatttaaaacaaacaaacatcccccacagtatgcttcactgtggtggaaggcaacccAGTTCAGACAGTTCTCCGCcactgttcacccgtggtcggggccatgaccTGAATGCTGGAGTCAcaagtcagcgggccaggcaacatatctggagagaaggaattggtgacgtttcgggcggagAGTCTTCTTCCCTCAGGCTGAggaagagtctcggcccgaaacgtcacccattacttgtctccagagatgctgcctttcccgctcagttactccagcagttttgtgtctatcttcggtttaaaccagcctctgcagttccttcctatacgtgTGTGACGTGAAAATTGCTGAGTTTATTACCGATTTCATCATTACTCTTCATGCCAGTTCACCTGTTGTCCAGAATGAAatggaaatctgtaataaaaacacaaagtgctgtaaatTACAAATATCTCCGAAGGCCCGGTAGCAAAAGGGAGCCAAGCGGTCAGGTTGTGGTGTGAGGGTTCTAAGCTAAGGCTCGTGATtgtcttccgcagatgctgcccgacctgccgagGTTTTCCAtcgctttagaaacatagaaaataggtgcaggaggaggccattcggcccttcgagcctgcaccgccattcattgtgatcatggctgatcacccacaatcagtaacccgtgcctgccttctccccatatcccttgattccgctagctcctagagctctagctaactctttcaaatccatccagtgacttggcctccactgccctctgtggcagagaattccacaaatccacaagtGAAAACGTtgtttttcccatctcagttttaaatggcctcctctttattgtgccccccccccccccccccccctggttctgcactctccccctcatttgggaacatgtttcctgcatctagcttgtccagtccttttataatgttctgCTTTTGCTTCTGCTGTCGAATGTGCTCAATGTCATATTTAggggggatatagaccaaatttAAGGAAATGTGACTCGCCAATGTGCCACTTGGTccgcatgggcaagatgggccgaatgtacAGTTTCATGGTTAAAAAAAGTCCCCGATCCCTTTCCATTGAAAAGGCTGGTGGTCCTTAGGGAAAAATGCTTCATGAGTGAATAAGAAAATAAAGAGAAGCACGAGGCATATATATTGACATGGAAAATTGAAAGAAATTTACAGATTAAAATCAAATATGAGATTGGAAGATTTGCACAAGATTTAAGATATATAGAAAATTGTTTCAAAATTATCAGAATTAATGTATCTATGTTTTAATCGACACAAGTacatgattagtacgagtgtcaggggttacggggagaaggcaggggaatggggttaggagggagagatagaccagccattaaagaatggcggagtagacttgatgggccgaatggcctaattctgctcctttcatttATGACCTAATGACCTAATACGGTCGTTGTATTATTTTTCCAGTTATATTGATATTATTTGTTATGGTAAATATTATCTAATTAGTTTATAACTGGGTTATTTTAGCTGAAAAGGTTAATGGGCCATTTCAGTGAGTTCGCCATTGGTGAGGTTGACGAGATTGCATCTTCTGGATAAATATGTAATTTGATAATGTTTGCTTAATAGAAAGATTTAAATATCTCGAACAATATCACCGTCTATAAGTGGTGATATTGTAATGTAAGGCGTCATTTGAACATGAATTGCCATATACCGATGAGGGGAATAGTATGTTTATCTGTTGGAATGCTTTAGTTATACATCTTATGTTGTCTGGTGTAAATCTGTCTTTCAAAACTATTTGGAAATTAAAGTGAAATGTTTTGTCTCATTGAAGAAAATCATGACAATCTGATTAAAAATAGGAAATAAGTATTGTGTACCCCTTTTATGACTAACTGTATCAATCTAATTGTGTAAGCATGGATGTGAAGATTAATCTAAATTCGTTCCATTACATTTCCTAAAATATTTTCTCTCCAAAATGTGCAGATTATTTAACCCAACTGCTGATCCATCGGCTACAACCAGTTTCAttgtcataatcataatcatattttattagccaagtatgttttgcaacatacgaggaattcatAACTTCAAACTTTAAATGCGCGCCAACCTTCAACATTAAATTGCCaaacatcatgttataggaaatatgttgtcaaactgcagaggcctcaaagatgatttacgaggatgttgccagcgagggtgtgagctacagggagaggttgagtaggctgggtctctattccatggagcgcaggagggtgaggggtggtcTTTCAGAGGTGTAAAAAAAGcacgaggaatagatcgggtagatgcacagagtctgttcCCTAGAGCAGGTGTATCgacgatcagaggacataggtttaagttgaaggggaacagatttaataggaatctaagtggtagctttttacgcaaagggtggtgggtgtatagaacaagcttccCCAAGaagtagttagacaggtacatggataggacggggttGGAGGGGTacggggccaaacgcaggcaggtgggattcgtgtagctgggacatgttggccggtatgggcaagttgggccgaagggcctgtttcactctatgacaatATGACTATCACCTCTCTCTAGTCTTTCAAAATTGCTTTAACTGAATAAACAACTCATTTCGCAATCTCATGCCTCACAATATATTCAACGACATTTTCTCGATGTTCCCCGCAAGCATTTCCTGCCACTGCCAAACAGCGATAGAAGCCACATGTGTTTGTCATCAGATAATGCCTTGGTGGTTAAAAAATACATAGACATAAAAACCCTTGAAAATAGGTTCCGGAGtaagacattcggccctttgagccagcaccacctttcaatatgatcatggctgatcatccacaatcagtgccaaaTCATCcaaattcttcccccccccccatatcctttgaccccGTTAGCCTTCAGAGCTGAAttcaactccctcttgaaaacatccagtgtattggcctccactgcagtctgtgacagaaaattccacagattcacaactctctgggtgaaaatatttttcctcacctcagtccgaaATAGCctgcccccttattcttaaactgtgacccctgattctgaactCACGCAACAACGTGCGCCCGCACGACCTACCCCTGCTGGCGCCCCTCGTTTATTTttcttaactgtgacccctgattctgaactCTCCGTCGCAAcaacggcgggggggggggggggggggggggggggggggggggggggggggaggaatcccgcatctagcctgtccaatcccttaagaatttgatatgtttctataagatcccctctcatccgtcaaaattccagtgaatacaagcccagtcaacccattcttccgtcatatgtcagtcccgccaacccgggcattaacctggtgaacctacggtgcaatcactcaatagcaagaatgtccttcctcaaattaggagaccaaaactgcacacaatattccaggtatggtctcaccagggcccccaATATTGCAAGTACTTGAAGCGCTCTCAAACATTCTATCTAATTCGCATAAATCCGCTCGGAGTATTCCAggagtagtgaaaggcctgtggatgtggagaggatgtccacATCCACAGTagtaagtggatgtggagaggatgcttccactagtttcCACTAGAGAGAGTCTACGACTGCAGGTCATGGCCTCCAGTCTAGAATTAaaaggcgttcttttaggaagggaatgaggaggaatttcattagccagagggtggtgaatctgtggaaacgtttgccacagaaggctatggagaccaagtcattggatattttttttaaggcagagatagatagattctggattatagacaatagacaatagacagtacgtgcaagaggaggccattcggcccttcgtgctagcaccgccgttcaatgatataatggctgatcatcaccaatcagtaccccgttcctgccttcgccccatatcccctgactccgctctctttcagagccctatctagctctctcttgaaagtatcgagagaaccggcctccaccaccctctgaggcagagaattccacaggctcctatctctgtgtaaaaaaaaagtgtttcctcatctccgttctaaatggcttaccatttattcttaattagtgcgggtgccaggggttatggtgagaaacatagaaagatagaaacatagcaaatagatacaggagtaggccattcggcccttcgagcctgcaccgccattcaatatgatcacggcagccgaatgggattgggaggggggggggggggggggggttggatcagccatgattgaatggtggagtag
This window contains:
- the LOC129694210 gene encoding natural cytotoxicity triggering receptor 3-like isoform X2, whose amino-acid sequence is MAVDVWAIAVTFLLIAHALPGIESNKLVVSQTPASIRVVEGDNVNLSCYFQAQGVASYTWHKDCCLLDFKSQQYNKRTVTPDADRFKSKGDASIQIKNMSLLDAGIYRCNIDAMGRGKGAGSGTEVIVHEICGNANQATSSLPEWMWIAVTGGGAFLIILLLLVVIGVLARRNKAYAALVRECSSFDSAKEPTAPRKRMTDHPNHQDAYLHCHGGESAPKRKRPPHPGRNVQ
- the LOC129694210 gene encoding natural cytotoxicity triggering receptor 3-like isoform X1, which encodes MAVDVWAIAVTFLLIAHALPGIESNKLVVSQTPASIRVVEGDNVNLSCYFQAQGVASYTWHKDCCLLDFKSQQYNKRTVTPDADRFKSKGDASIQIKNMSLLDAGIYRCNIDAMGRGKGAGSGTEVIVHEICGNANQATSSLPEWMWIAVTGGGAFLIILLLLVVIGVLARRNKAYAALVRECSSFDSAKEPIAAPRKRMTDHPNHQDAYLHCHGGESAPKRKRPPHPGRNVQ